Proteins encoded by one window of Salvia splendens isolate huo1 chromosome 5, SspV2, whole genome shotgun sequence:
- the LOC121805072 gene encoding transcription factor TCP4-like, translating into MGESSSRHQQQRMVGEVVEVQGGHIVRATGRKDRHSKVCTAKGPRDRRVRLAAHTAIQFYDVQDRLGYDRPSKAVDWLIKKAKSSIDELDHLPSWHPTAPSQDSDFKQNHPNSTAPSSSTKPPTSQNQISSFLPPSLDSDAIADTIKSFFPVAGEPSHTQDLRLSLQSLQDPILHHTQPAPPRQILLSGTPLGFDGGNWVDQAEDFSRLQRFADAGYFFNPPPPLAPQLVGHNHQMVSVSQRGPLQSSNTPSIRAWIDPTVDDTHHHHHPPFFSGFHIPARIQGEEEEHDGYSDKPSSASSDSRH; encoded by the coding sequence ATGGGGGAGAGCAGCAGCCGCCACCAGCAGCAGAGGATggtaggggaggtggtggaggtgcaGGGCGGCCACATTGTCCGCGCCACCGGCCGGAAAGACCGCCACAGCAAAGTCTGCACTGCGAAGGGGCCCAGAGACCGGAGAGTCCGCCTCGCCGCCCACACGGCCATCCAATTCTACGACGTCCAAGACCGCCTCGGCTACGACCGCCCAAGCAAAGCGGTGGATTGGCTCATCAAGAAGGCCAAATCCTCCATTGACGAGCTCGACCACCTCCCCTCCTGGCACCCCACCGCCCCCTCCCAAGACTCCGACTTTAAGCAAAACCACCCCAATTCCACCGCTCCCAGCTCCTCCACCAAACCACCCACCTCCCAAAATCAAATCTCCAGTTTCCTCCCCCCATCCCTCGATTCCGACGCCATCGCCGACACCATCAAGTCCTTTTTCCCGGTCGCCGGCGAGCCCAGCCACACCCAAGACCTCCGTCTCTCGCTGCAATCACTCCAAGATCCAATCTTGCACCACACCCAGCCGGCGCCGCCGCGCCAGATCCTGCTTAGCGGCACACCATTGGGATTCGACGGCGGCAATTGGGTCGACCAGGCGGAGGATTTCAGCCGCCTCCAGCGATTCGCCGACGCTGGATACTTCTTCaacccgccgccgccgctggcGCCGCAGCTGGTCGGCCACAACCACCAAATGGTTTCAGTTTCACAGAGGGGACCCCTTCAGTCCAGTAACACGCCTTCAATCCGTGCTTGGATCGACCCAACCGTCGACGACactcaccaccaccaccacccgcCTTTCTTCTCCGGATTCCACATCCCTGCACGGATTCAAGGTGAAGAAGAGGAGCACGACGGCTACTCCGACAAGCCGTCCTCCGCTTCCTCCGATTCCCGCCATTGA
- the LOC121802515 gene encoding protein IQ-DOMAIN 5-like isoform X2, which produces MMSWRLIVESHLVFDGLIKYHTPTTSPSLLLLCQLLITQISDLKVHALFSSLASSEMGCFKNIFSLNRPKLNGRRSKHSIREGSILANGDSWKKRDNFRQLTRESAATRIQTAFRAYKARKALRGIKGIDRFKGVVRGHFCVGNQAVSALNHIHFWSRIQGEIRARWLGMVVESRARQKKLDNQLKLDAKLHELEVEWSSSPETMDDILNRIQQREAASAKRERTMAYAFSHQWRANTNQYFGQSYYDLSKESWGWSWKERWVAVRPWEKPCQTSPSPIKKAETKQKTGEVKAAFPHARKSSKVSQEEA; this is translated from the exons ATGATGAGTTGGAGATTGATAGTTGAATCCCATCTTGTGTTTGATGGTTTGATCAAATATCACACTCCCACCACCTCACCTTCTCTTCTGTTGCTTTGTCAATTGCTTATTACACAAATCTCAGATTTGAAGGTTCATGCATTATTCTCTTCTCTAGCTTCATCAG AGATGGGTTGCTTCAAGAACATATTTAGCCTAAACAGGCCAAAG TTAAATGGGAGGAGAAGCAAGCACTCCATCAGGGAAGGCAGCATTCTCGCTAATGGCGATTCGTGGAAGAAGAGAGACAACTTCCGGCAGCTAACACGAGAATCTGCAGCTACACGAATTCAGACTGCTTTTCGAGCGTACAAG GCGAGGAAGGCCCTGCGTGGCATAAAAGGCATTGATAGATTTAAAGGAGTTGTACGAGGCCATTTTTGTGTCGGGAATCAAGCCGTGTCTGCTCTGAATCACATCCATTTCTGGAGCAGGATTCAGGGGGAGATCCGAGCTCGATGGCTTGGCATGGTGGTCGAGAGCCGGGCGCGTCAGAAAAAGCTCGATAACCAGCTCAAACTAGACGCTAAGCTCCATGAACTAGAG GTGGAATGGAGCAGCAGCCCGGAAACCATGGACGATATTCTCAACAGGATACAACAGAGAGAGGCAGCATCAGCTAAACGCGAACGAACGATGGCTTATGCTTTCTCCCACCAG TGGAGGGCGAATACGAATCAGTATTTCGGGCAGTCTTACTACGATCTGAGCAAAGAGAGCTGGGGCTGGAGCTGGAAGGAGCGATGGGTGGCTGTCCGGCCATGGGAGAAGCCATGCCAGACAAGCCCTTCCCCTATCAAGAAAGCCGAGACCAAACAGAAGACAGGTGAAGTTAAGGCGGCCTTCCCTCATGCGAGAAAGTCGTCCAAAGTCTCCCAAGAGGAGGCATGA
- the LOC121802515 gene encoding protein IQ-DOMAIN 5-like isoform X1: MMSWRLIVESHLVFDGLIKYHTPTTSPSLLLLCQLLITQISDLKVHALFSSLASSAEMGCFKNIFSLNRPKLNGRRSKHSIREGSILANGDSWKKRDNFRQLTRESAATRIQTAFRAYKARKALRGIKGIDRFKGVVRGHFCVGNQAVSALNHIHFWSRIQGEIRARWLGMVVESRARQKKLDNQLKLDAKLHELEVEWSSSPETMDDILNRIQQREAASAKRERTMAYAFSHQWRANTNQYFGQSYYDLSKESWGWSWKERWVAVRPWEKPCQTSPSPIKKAETKQKTGEVKAAFPHARKSSKVSQEEA, encoded by the exons ATGATGAGTTGGAGATTGATAGTTGAATCCCATCTTGTGTTTGATGGTTTGATCAAATATCACACTCCCACCACCTCACCTTCTCTTCTGTTGCTTTGTCAATTGCTTATTACACAAATCTCAGATTTGAAGGTTCATGCATTATTCTCTTCTCTAGCTTCATCAG CAGAGATGGGTTGCTTCAAGAACATATTTAGCCTAAACAGGCCAAAG TTAAATGGGAGGAGAAGCAAGCACTCCATCAGGGAAGGCAGCATTCTCGCTAATGGCGATTCGTGGAAGAAGAGAGACAACTTCCGGCAGCTAACACGAGAATCTGCAGCTACACGAATTCAGACTGCTTTTCGAGCGTACAAG GCGAGGAAGGCCCTGCGTGGCATAAAAGGCATTGATAGATTTAAAGGAGTTGTACGAGGCCATTTTTGTGTCGGGAATCAAGCCGTGTCTGCTCTGAATCACATCCATTTCTGGAGCAGGATTCAGGGGGAGATCCGAGCTCGATGGCTTGGCATGGTGGTCGAGAGCCGGGCGCGTCAGAAAAAGCTCGATAACCAGCTCAAACTAGACGCTAAGCTCCATGAACTAGAG GTGGAATGGAGCAGCAGCCCGGAAACCATGGACGATATTCTCAACAGGATACAACAGAGAGAGGCAGCATCAGCTAAACGCGAACGAACGATGGCTTATGCTTTCTCCCACCAG TGGAGGGCGAATACGAATCAGTATTTCGGGCAGTCTTACTACGATCTGAGCAAAGAGAGCTGGGGCTGGAGCTGGAAGGAGCGATGGGTGGCTGTCCGGCCATGGGAGAAGCCATGCCAGACAAGCCCTTCCCCTATCAAGAAAGCCGAGACCAAACAGAAGACAGGTGAAGTTAAGGCGGCCTTCCCTCATGCGAGAAAGTCGTCCAAAGTCTCCCAAGAGGAGGCATGA
- the LOC121802515 gene encoding protein IQ-DOMAIN 5-like isoform X3: MLLISFAFQFAEMGCFKNIFSLNRPKLNGRRSKHSIREGSILANGDSWKKRDNFRQLTRESAATRIQTAFRAYKARKALRGIKGIDRFKGVVRGHFCVGNQAVSALNHIHFWSRIQGEIRARWLGMVVESRARQKKLDNQLKLDAKLHELEVEWSSSPETMDDILNRIQQREAASAKRERTMAYAFSHQWRANTNQYFGQSYYDLSKESWGWSWKERWVAVRPWEKPCQTSPSPIKKAETKQKTGEVKAAFPHARKSSKVSQEEA, encoded by the exons ATGTTGCTGATTTCATTTGCTTTCCAATTCG CAGAGATGGGTTGCTTCAAGAACATATTTAGCCTAAACAGGCCAAAG TTAAATGGGAGGAGAAGCAAGCACTCCATCAGGGAAGGCAGCATTCTCGCTAATGGCGATTCGTGGAAGAAGAGAGACAACTTCCGGCAGCTAACACGAGAATCTGCAGCTACACGAATTCAGACTGCTTTTCGAGCGTACAAG GCGAGGAAGGCCCTGCGTGGCATAAAAGGCATTGATAGATTTAAAGGAGTTGTACGAGGCCATTTTTGTGTCGGGAATCAAGCCGTGTCTGCTCTGAATCACATCCATTTCTGGAGCAGGATTCAGGGGGAGATCCGAGCTCGATGGCTTGGCATGGTGGTCGAGAGCCGGGCGCGTCAGAAAAAGCTCGATAACCAGCTCAAACTAGACGCTAAGCTCCATGAACTAGAG GTGGAATGGAGCAGCAGCCCGGAAACCATGGACGATATTCTCAACAGGATACAACAGAGAGAGGCAGCATCAGCTAAACGCGAACGAACGATGGCTTATGCTTTCTCCCACCAG TGGAGGGCGAATACGAATCAGTATTTCGGGCAGTCTTACTACGATCTGAGCAAAGAGAGCTGGGGCTGGAGCTGGAAGGAGCGATGGGTGGCTGTCCGGCCATGGGAGAAGCCATGCCAGACAAGCCCTTCCCCTATCAAGAAAGCCGAGACCAAACAGAAGACAGGTGAAGTTAAGGCGGCCTTCCCTCATGCGAGAAAGTCGTCCAAAGTCTCCCAAGAGGAGGCATGA